The genome window GGAGAGTATTCGACGGCAAAGGTGAGCCAAGGGACAAAGGCCCGGTTCTTTCGGATCATCAGGTTGAAACAAGGGGGCCGTCCGTAAATCCGGCAAAACGTGTCGTGCCTTCAAGGATGATCCACACAGGGATTCCGATGATAGATGTTTTCAATTCCCTGGTGGAATCCCAGAAGATCTCAATTTTCACCAGCGCTGGCGAGCCTTACAATGAGCTTACCGCAAGAATCGCGCTCCAGGCCGAGGTGGATATAATCATTCTCGGAGGCATGGGTTTAAGGTACGATGACTATCTTTTTTTCAGGAACAGGCTTGAAAAAGGAGGCGCCGCATTCAGAAGCGTAATGTTCGTGCACACAGCCCAGGACCCTGTTGTCGAATGCCTGAATATTCCGGATCTTTGTCTGGCTGTTGCTGAAAAATTCGCACTTGACAACAAAAGAGTTCTTGTGCTTCTGACTGACATGACCAGTTACTGCGATGCTTTGAAGGAAATATCCGTGAGCATGGATCAGGTTCCTTCAAACAGGGGCTATCCCGGAGATCTCTACTCAAGGCTTGCGGAAAGATATGAAAAGGCCGTGGATTTCACAGAAGCAGGATCAATCACAATACTTTCTGTAACAACAATGCCTGGCAACGACGTCACCCATCCTGTTCCTGACAACACAGGTTATATAACCGAAGGTCAGTATTATCTGAATAATGGCAAGATTGAGCCATTCGGTTCACTCAGCAGACTCAGGCAGCTTGTGAACAAGGACACGAGGGAAGATCACAGAAGCCTTATGGACGCAATGATCAGGCTTTACGCATATTTTCAGGCAACCCTCGAAAAAAAAGCCATGGGCTTCAGAATGTCATCCTGGGACGAAAAACTTCTGAAATACGGCAGAGATTTTGAAGAAGGCCTCATGGATCTTGATGTCAATATTTCTCTTTTCGAGGCCCTGGACAGGGGATGGGAAATTCTTAGCGAATGCTTTTCTCCTGACGAATCAGGGATGAGGTCGGATCTTATCTCAAAATTCTGGCCTGATTCATCGGACGTAGCTATGCATGGGTAATGAGAGCCTCCGGCGGGTCGCTTTTTTGAAAAAAAGCTCCGCAAAAAACTTATGGATTGTGGAAATAAAATGGCCGGAATTAAGCTGACAAAGATAGAGCTTAAAAAACAGAAAGACAGCCTGAAGAGATTCAGGAGGTATCTGCCGACCCTTTACATAAAAAAGCAGCTTCTCCAGAAAGAAGTGGCGCGCATCAACGAACAGATAGAACTTAACAGAAAAACTGAAAAATC of Desulforegula conservatrix Mb1Pa contains these proteins:
- a CDS encoding V-type ATP synthase subunit B, with the protein product MRKVYNKILQITGSVIAVQASGISYGELALISSPSGSSLAEVIKIDGDLVHLQVSAGNRGVSTGDEIRFLGHFLKVSASENLLGRVFDGKGEPRDKGPVLSDHQVETRGPSVNPAKRVVPSRMIHTGIPMIDVFNSLVESQKISIFTSAGEPYNELTARIALQAEVDIIILGGMGLRYDDYLFFRNRLEKGGAAFRSVMFVHTAQDPVVECLNIPDLCLAVAEKFALDNKRVLVLLTDMTSYCDALKEISVSMDQVPSNRGYPGDLYSRLAERYEKAVDFTEAGSITILSVTTMPGNDVTHPVPDNTGYITEGQYYLNNGKIEPFGSLSRLRQLVNKDTREDHRSLMDAMIRLYAYFQATLEKKAMGFRMSSWDEKLLKYGRDFEEGLMDLDVNISLFEALDRGWEILSECFSPDESGMRSDLISKFWPDSSDVAMHG